Proteins from a single region of Pseudomonas sp. BSw22131:
- a CDS encoding XdhC family protein, with translation MDSVDLNVLKSVRQWRLEGHRVWLYTVIQTWGSAPRPPGAMLALRDDGVVTGSVSGGCIEDDLISRVQAQSAEMSTSERVQLVTYGVTKDEAARFGLPCGGTLRLTEEQVVEDAWVDDLLARCNNHEIVFREVALASGQVTLGTANRDDVLNFDGHTLRAIYGPRWRLFLIGAGQLSRYVASMARMLDFEVLICDPREEFAFGWEEEGARFVPGMPDDAVESIVPDARTAIVALTHDPRLDDMALLTALKSDAFYIGALGSRVNTLKRRENLALLGLSDDEISRLHGPIGLHIGSHTPPEIALSLMAEIVSIKNGVLAVQKKPFVQAQPAVQVEAVM, from the coding sequence TTGGACAGTGTCGATCTGAACGTGCTGAAAAGCGTTCGCCAATGGCGCCTTGAAGGCCACCGCGTATGGCTGTACACCGTGATCCAGACGTGGGGCAGTGCACCGCGTCCGCCCGGCGCAATGCTCGCCCTGCGCGACGATGGCGTGGTCACCGGTTCCGTATCCGGCGGTTGCATTGAGGACGATCTCATCAGCCGCGTGCAGGCGCAGTCGGCAGAGATGTCTACATCCGAACGCGTGCAACTGGTCACCTATGGGGTGACCAAGGACGAAGCGGCGCGTTTTGGCCTGCCGTGTGGCGGCACCTTGCGCCTGACCGAAGAGCAGGTGGTCGAGGACGCATGGGTCGATGACTTGCTGGCGCGTTGCAATAACCATGAAATCGTTTTCCGTGAGGTGGCGCTCGCCAGCGGTCAGGTGACCCTGGGCACCGCCAATCGTGACGACGTGCTGAATTTCGACGGTCACACGCTGCGGGCCATATACGGCCCACGCTGGCGTTTGTTTCTGATCGGTGCAGGGCAGTTGTCGCGTTACGTGGCATCCATGGCGCGCATGCTGGATTTCGAAGTGCTGATCTGCGACCCGCGTGAGGAGTTCGCGTTTGGCTGGGAGGAAGAGGGCGCCCGGTTTGTGCCGGGAATGCCGGACGACGCCGTCGAGTCTATTGTGCCGGATGCGCGCACGGCCATCGTGGCGCTCACTCACGATCCCAGGCTGGACGACATGGCGTTGCTCACGGCGCTCAAGTCCGATGCGTTCTACATTGGTGCGCTGGGCTCGCGGGTCAACACGTTGAAGCGTCGGGAAAACCTCGCGCTGCTGGGCCTCTCCGATGACGAAATCAGCCGCCTGCACGGTCCGATCGGTCTGCACATTGGCAGTCACACGCCGCCTGAAATCGCGTTGTCGCTGATGGCCGAGATCGTGTCCATCAAGAACGGCGTGCTGGCCGTGCAGAAAAAGCCATTTGTGCAGGCACAGCCGGCCGTTCAGGTTGAGGCAGTCATGTAA
- a CDS encoding SRPBCC family protein codes for MATASASLHLAVPADKVWQLVGGFSALPDWLPLIASSEPAEGGRLRKLTTQDGASITERLETYDNQARTYSYSITEGPFPVTDYLATLQVSVSGDNQTLVTWSGRFTPNGVSDAEASALFQGVYEGGLEALKGNF; via the coding sequence ATGGCAACAGCATCTGCATCCCTGCATCTGGCCGTACCGGCCGACAAAGTGTGGCAACTGGTTGGCGGTTTTTCCGCGCTGCCTGACTGGCTGCCATTGATAGCCAGCAGCGAACCGGCTGAGGGAGGCCGCTTGCGCAAGCTCACCACCCAGGATGGCGCGTCGATCACTGAGCGCCTCGAGACTTACGATAATCAGGCGCGCACTTACAGCTATTCGATCACTGAAGGCCCCTTTCCGGTGACCGATTACCTGGCAACGCTGCAAGTGAGTGTGTCGGGTGACAACCAGACGCTTGTTACGTGGTCTGGACGCTTCACCCCGAACGGCGTGTCCGATGCCGAGGCGTCAGCGCTGTTTCAAGGGGTTTACGAAGGAGGTCTGGAAGCGTTGAAAGGCAATTTCTGA
- the tam gene encoding trans-aconitate 2-methyltransferase, which yields MTWSARQYSTFEQERTRPVRDLVAAIATTDVQAAVDLGCGPGNSTQVLAERFPQATVAGLDSSDDMLVSARERLPTLDFVLADIASWNPDQTYDVILANASLQWVTDHTELCPRLVSRLNAGGSLAVQTPDNMQEPSHRLAREVAAEGPWASKIADVRHPPRHNATFYYELLQPLCSSVDVWRTTYHHPLAGGHQAVVEWFKGSALRPYLAPLDEDEKAAYLSRYLQAISEAYPALADGTVLLPFPRLFVVARR from the coding sequence ATGACTTGGTCTGCCAGGCAGTATTCAACGTTTGAACAGGAAAGGACCCGCCCGGTGCGTGATCTGGTCGCCGCTATCGCGACCACCGATGTACAAGCAGCAGTCGATTTGGGTTGCGGTCCCGGCAACTCCACGCAAGTGCTGGCTGAGCGCTTCCCGCAAGCGACCGTCGCCGGCCTCGACAGCTCGGACGACATGCTGGTAAGTGCCCGGGAGCGTCTACCGACGCTCGATTTTGTGCTTGCCGATATCGCGTCCTGGAATCCCGATCAGACCTACGACGTGATACTGGCCAATGCATCGCTGCAATGGGTCACTGATCACACAGAACTGTGTCCGCGGCTGGTGAGCAGGCTTAACGCGGGCGGCAGTCTGGCGGTGCAGACGCCGGACAATATGCAAGAGCCTTCCCATCGCCTTGCCCGTGAGGTGGCCGCCGAGGGTCCGTGGGCCAGCAAGATCGCTGACGTGCGCCATCCCCCACGGCATAACGCCACGTTTTACTACGAGTTGCTGCAACCTCTGTGCAGCTCGGTGGATGTGTGGCGTACCACCTATCACCATCCATTGGCAGGCGGGCATCAGGCGGTCGTCGAATGGTTCAAGGGTTCGGCCCTCAGGCCCTATCTGGCGCCGCTGGATGAGGATGAAAAAGCGGCTTATCTGTCGCGTTATCTGCAGGCCATCAGCGAAGCGTACCCAGCATTGGCCGATGGCACCGTACTGTTGCCGTTTCCTCGATTGTTCGTGGTCGCGCGCCGCTGA
- a CDS encoding RibD family protein, whose amino-acid sequence MKPYVICHMMSSLDGHALTDGWDRPFKKAAGELYEKLAETFAFDAWVCGRVTMQEIAHDEGYPSGLATAPIPRTHHFADRDAAKYAISIDPHGKVGWKKNQALDSHIVEVVTQAVSDDYLAYLQSIGVSYVFGGKTEIDLHVVVELLASELGIKRLVVEGGPNVSGSFVAAGLVDEVSVLLLPLVDGRGDHPASFEIAPETWKQPAHLTLDSAEVQEGGGVWLRYKTVK is encoded by the coding sequence ATGAAGCCCTATGTGATCTGCCACATGATGTCGTCCCTGGATGGCCACGCGTTGACGGACGGTTGGGACCGTCCCTTCAAAAAAGCCGCGGGCGAGCTGTACGAAAAGCTCGCTGAAACGTTCGCCTTCGATGCGTGGGTATGCGGACGCGTGACCATGCAGGAAATCGCCCACGACGAGGGCTATCCCTCCGGGCTCGCCACTGCGCCTATCCCGCGCACCCACCATTTTGCCGACCGCGACGCAGCCAAATACGCGATATCCATCGATCCCCACGGCAAGGTGGGCTGGAAGAAAAATCAGGCGCTGGATTCACATATCGTCGAGGTGGTGACGCAAGCGGTGTCCGACGACTACCTGGCCTATCTGCAATCGATTGGTGTGTCTTACGTGTTTGGGGGCAAAACCGAAATAGACCTGCACGTCGTCGTCGAGTTACTGGCGAGCGAATTGGGCATCAAACGTCTGGTGGTCGAAGGCGGCCCGAATGTCAGTGGTTCCTTTGTGGCGGCTGGCCTGGTGGACGAGGTCAGCGTTCTGTTGCTGCCATTGGTCGACGGGCGAGGGGACCATCCTGCTTCGTTCGAAATCGCCCCTGAGACCTGGAAACAACCCGCGCACCTGACGCTGGACTCGGCCGAGGTGCAAGAGGGCGGCGGAGTGTGGTTGCGTTATAAAACGGTGAAGTGA